One genomic region from Phycisphaeraceae bacterium encodes:
- a CDS encoding helix-turn-helix domain-containing protein: MRNEHPTIPPLLVDRREAAKLLSVSPGTIDNLRLRGELPSLKIGMRRLYDVEDLRQLIATRKEVTE, from the coding sequence GTGAGAAATGAGCATCCCACCATTCCCCCGCTGCTGGTTGACCGTCGTGAGGCGGCCAAACTCCTTTCAGTATCGCCCGGGACGATCGACAACCTCCGTCTCCGCGGCGAACTGCCGAGTCTGAAAATCGGCATGCGACGCCTCTACGACGTCGAAGACCTCCGCCAGCTCATCGCGACTCGGAAGGAGGTGACAGAATGA
- a CDS encoding type II toxin-antitoxin system RelE/ParE family toxin — MIASFADRNAEALFRRERIARMDARLQRVALRKLVMLDAAATLDDLRIPPGNRLEALKGERKGQHSIRINDQWRIVFEWKNNAAHNVAIVDYH; from the coding sequence ATGATCGCCAGTTTCGCCGATCGCAACGCCGAAGCCCTGTTCCGACGCGAGCGAATCGCCCGGATGGATGCCCGACTCCAGCGTGTCGCACTGCGAAAACTGGTCATGCTCGATGCGGCGGCAACGCTGGATGATCTGCGCATTCCGCCCGGTAACCGACTCGAAGCGCTCAAGGGCGAACGCAAAGGACAGCACTCCATCCGAATCAACGATCAATGGCGGATCGTCTTCGAGTGGAAAAACAACGCGGCGCACAACGTCGCAATCGTGGACTACCACTGA
- a CDS encoding HigA family addiction module antidote protein, translating to MAKRHKPIHPGEILNAEFLEPLGLSQYRLAQQTGMPADRIARLVKGTRAFTADTALRLARFFGTSPEFWMNLQARYDLETAIDERGRDIEQQVKPMDAA from the coding sequence ATGGCCAAGCGACACAAGCCCATTCATCCCGGCGAAATCCTGAACGCGGAGTTTCTCGAACCGCTAGGTCTGTCGCAGTATCGACTTGCCCAGCAAACCGGGATGCCCGCCGATCGCATCGCCCGGCTGGTCAAGGGGACGCGAGCGTTCACGGCGGATACGGCCCTGCGGCTGGCCAGATTCTTCGGTACAAGCCCCGAGTTTTGGATGAACCTGCAGGCCCGCTACGACCTTGAAACTGCAATTGACGAACGCGGACGGGACATCGAACAGCAAGTCAAGCCGATGGATGCGGCGTGA
- a CDS encoding ABC transporter ATP-binding protein — MTAASRMPDHPAPPLVCVRDLVTHFPVRSGLFARVTDHVRAVDGVSFDIAPGETLGLVGESGCGKTTVGRTILGLVRAASGSVMFEGSDVLGARGRELREHRKNMQIIFQDPAGSLNPRMRVWQIVTEPLRIFGLARTRSDLRARAATLLDRCGMPSSVIDRYPHEFSGGQRQRIGIARALSINPHFIICDEPTSALDVSVQAQIINLLKDLQRDLHLSYLFISHDMAVIGHMCSRIAVMKAGKIVEVGAREQIIHDPQHEYTKTLLAAVPRPVPRRAG; from the coding sequence ATGACCGCCGCAAGCCGCATGCCTGATCATCCCGCCCCGCCACTTGTTTGCGTTCGCGATCTGGTTACGCACTTTCCGGTGCGTTCAGGTCTTTTCGCCCGAGTGACCGACCATGTGCGCGCGGTTGATGGCGTGTCGTTCGACATTGCGCCAGGGGAAACCCTCGGGCTGGTTGGGGAGTCAGGCTGTGGCAAGACCACCGTCGGCCGCACGATTCTCGGACTTGTGCGTGCCGCATCGGGCAGCGTCATGTTCGAGGGAAGCGATGTGCTGGGGGCTCGAGGCCGCGAGCTGCGCGAACACCGCAAGAACATGCAAATCATCTTTCAGGACCCCGCTGGCAGCCTCAATCCGCGCATGCGCGTGTGGCAGATTGTGACTGAGCCTTTGCGTATCTTCGGTCTTGCGCGCACACGCTCCGACCTTCGCGCCCGCGCCGCAACGCTTCTGGATCGCTGCGGAATGCCTTCGAGCGTGATCGACCGCTATCCGCACGAGTTCAGTGGCGGGCAGCGGCAACGCATCGGCATCGCCCGCGCGCTTTCGATCAACCCGCACTTCATCATCTGCGATGAACCGACGAGTGCTCTTGATGTTTCTGTTCAAGCCCAGATCATCAACCTGCTCAAGGATCTCCAGCGTGATCTGCATCTGAGCTACCTGTTCATCAGCCACGACATGGCAGTCATCGGACACATGTGCTCGCGAATCGCAGTCATGAAAGCGGGCAAGATCGTAGAAGTTGGAGCGCGCGAACAGATTATCCATGACCCGCAGCACGAGTACACCAAAACGCTGCTGGCCGCGGTGCCCAGGCCAGTGCCGCGGCGCGCGGGATAA
- a CDS encoding DUF3467 domain-containing protein, producing the protein MAENQGQQIQLRIDESKMHSTYANTIRTSTTMDEVIMDFGLNIPMQMPNQPPTVVFTVGSRIVMNWAGAKRLAMSLGQLIRQYEEQNGEIQIQRPAAPPAGGQNG; encoded by the coding sequence ATGGCAGAGAACCAAGGTCAGCAGATTCAGCTCCGCATCGACGAATCCAAAATGCATAGCACTTATGCGAACACCATCCGCACTTCGACCACGATGGACGAAGTGATCATGGACTTCGGGCTGAACATCCCGATGCAGATGCCCAATCAGCCCCCGACCGTGGTGTTCACGGTGGGCAGCCGCATCGTGATGAACTGGGCCGGCGCGAAGCGCCTGGCGATGAGCCTGGGCCAGCTGATTCGTCAGTATGAAGAGCAGAACGGCGAAATCCAGATTCAGCGTCCGGCTGCACCGCCCGCGGGTGGCCAGAACGGCTAA
- a CDS encoding AAA family ATPase, giving the protein MTIVPPDLSTEIERQAEVMTRMTDAVATVVVGQRAMIERLLIGLLTGGHVLLEGVPGLAKTLTVSSLSRAIHASFSRIQFTPDLLPADLIGTLIYRPDTGAFTTRKGPIFANLVLADEINRAPAKVQSALLQAMQERHVTIGDTTYPIDDPFLVLATQNPIEQEGTYPLPEAQLDRFMLKVHVGYPTREEERVIVDRMASSAPALSIEPVITLDEIRQARKLVNQVVIADAIKDYIVDVVHATREPRVIDDALARLIEYGASPRASIALALASRARAFLSGRGFVTPSDVKNVGLDVLRHRVLVSYEAEAENVTSDQILRRIFDHVAVP; this is encoded by the coding sequence ATGACGATTGTCCCACCGGACCTTTCTACCGAAATCGAGCGTCAGGCCGAGGTCATGACGCGTATGACAGACGCTGTCGCCACAGTTGTCGTAGGACAGCGGGCCATGATCGAGCGCCTGCTGATCGGGCTGCTCACCGGTGGCCATGTGTTGCTCGAAGGCGTGCCTGGATTGGCCAAGACTTTGACGGTCAGTTCACTTTCACGCGCGATCCACGCGTCCTTTTCACGCATCCAGTTCACGCCCGATCTTCTCCCGGCCGACCTCATCGGCACTCTTATCTATCGCCCCGATACCGGCGCATTCACCACGCGCAAAGGTCCAATCTTCGCGAACCTTGTTCTGGCCGATGAAATCAATCGCGCGCCGGCCAAGGTGCAAAGCGCCCTCCTTCAGGCCATGCAGGAACGCCACGTCACGATCGGCGACACCACATATCCGATCGATGACCCCTTCCTGGTGCTCGCGACCCAGAACCCCATCGAGCAGGAAGGCACATATCCGCTTCCCGAAGCACAACTCGATCGCTTCATGCTCAAGGTTCATGTGGGATACCCGACCCGCGAAGAAGAGCGCGTGATCGTCGATCGCATGGCATCGAGCGCTCCGGCACTCTCGATCGAACCTGTCATCACGCTTGACGAAATCCGCCAAGCACGCAAACTCGTCAATCAGGTCGTCATCGCCGACGCGATCAAGGATTACATCGTCGATGTGGTTCATGCGACGCGCGAGCCTCGCGTGATCGACGATGCCCTCGCCCGTCTGATCGAGTACGGCGCTTCGCCCCGCGCTTCGATCGCACTGGCGCTCGCGTCGCGAGCACGGGCGTTTCTTTCGGGCCGCGGGTTCGTCACGCCCAGCGACGTCAAGAACGTCGGGCTCGATGTCCTGCGTCACCGCGTTCTGGTCAGTTACGAAGCCGAAGCCGAGAACGTGACTTCAGACCAGATCCTTCGTCGCATCTTCGACCACGTCGCTGTTCCATAG
- a CDS encoding DUF58 domain-containing protein: MLTEELMREVRRLEIHAKRRVDDLLTGEYHAAFKGQGIEFADVREYQPGDDVRLIDWNVTARAGKPFIKRFIEERQLTVILCVDISASTAFGAVGRTKARLAAEMAAVLSLVASRNNDRVGLITYADTIESFLPPRKGRSTLLRVIRTCLDARPAGSGAAMRDALELLRTVVRQHAIIFLISDFLLDARELVPLKRSLQMASHRHEVIALRTSDPRELELPSAGLMRFRDPETGQSVLIDTSSRSVRRNFEAATTRQRDTVTHALRSARVDCIDASTASAFGRELARYFRLREKRR, encoded by the coding sequence ATGTTGACCGAAGAACTCATGCGGGAAGTGCGCCGGCTTGAGATCCATGCCAAAAGGCGGGTCGATGATCTGCTCACCGGTGAGTATCACGCCGCCTTCAAAGGGCAAGGCATCGAGTTTGCCGATGTGCGCGAGTATCAGCCCGGCGACGACGTACGCCTCATCGATTGGAATGTGACGGCCCGCGCCGGCAAGCCATTCATCAAACGGTTCATCGAAGAGCGGCAACTCACGGTCATCCTGTGCGTGGATATCAGTGCTTCGACCGCCTTCGGCGCGGTTGGGCGCACCAAGGCTCGCCTGGCGGCCGAAATGGCGGCTGTGCTTTCGCTCGTCGCATCGCGCAACAATGATCGTGTGGGCCTCATCACCTACGCCGACACGATCGAGTCGTTCCTTCCGCCCCGCAAGGGCCGTTCGACGTTGCTGCGCGTGATTCGCACCTGCCTCGACGCGCGACCGGCCGGCTCGGGCGCTGCCATGCGCGACGCGCTCGAACTCCTCCGCACGGTGGTACGCCAGCACGCCATCATCTTTCTCATCTCCGACTTTCTTCTCGATGCCAGGGAGCTCGTGCCACTCAAGCGTTCGCTCCAGATGGCTTCGCACAGGCACGAAGTCATCGCGCTGCGCACCAGCGACCCGCGCGAGCTCGAACTGCCATCTGCGGGCCTGATGCGCTTCCGAGATCCTGAAACAGGCCAAAGCGTGCTGATCGACACTTCGAGCAGGTCTGTCCGCCGCAATTTTGAAGCCGCAACCACACGCCAGCGCGACACTGTGACGCACGCGCTGCGATCTGCCCGCGTTGACTGCATCGACGCTTCGACCGCCAGCGCGTTTGGCCGCGAACTAGCACGCTACTTCCGCCTGCGGGAGAAGCGACGATGA
- a CDS encoding VWA domain-containing protein, whose product MIDRWQWPWMLVLLVLVPIVLLASRDRAQSGVMYTQNDLLAAGRRSWRVRFAWLPAFLRAVSIALIVVALARPQQFEGHTRTTIEGVAIQLVIDRSSSMEQPMRWGSQMSTRIEVTRAMAKEFVQGPDSTSERDRGRQGDMIGLVGFAGFADTLCPLVRSHAALITMIDQIETASIRGEDGTAIGSALQLAAARLKNAEAEIARNTARSDQAPDFVIKSKVVILLTDGANNRGISPIDAAHLAAEWGIRVYTIGIGDTSSDNALRSLFTPMEVDRDLLQRIASITGGRYFSAADAEAMRQVYNQIDELERSKVEIEEFTDYIELYRPLAIAAFAAILLESLLRTLVLRRTT is encoded by the coding sequence ATGATCGACCGCTGGCAATGGCCCTGGATGCTCGTGCTGCTCGTGCTTGTGCCGATCGTGCTGCTCGCTTCACGCGATCGCGCGCAAAGCGGGGTGATGTATACCCAGAATGACCTCCTCGCCGCCGGACGCAGGTCTTGGCGCGTGCGTTTCGCGTGGCTTCCCGCATTCCTGCGTGCGGTTTCGATCGCTCTCATTGTCGTCGCACTCGCTCGCCCGCAGCAGTTCGAGGGGCATACCCGCACCACCATCGAAGGCGTCGCGATTCAACTCGTCATCGACCGATCGAGCAGTATGGAACAACCCATGCGATGGGGTTCGCAGATGTCCACACGCATCGAAGTCACGCGCGCCATGGCCAAGGAGTTCGTCCAAGGTCCGGACTCGACCTCCGAGCGCGACCGCGGACGACAAGGTGACATGATCGGCCTGGTCGGATTCGCTGGCTTTGCCGACACGCTCTGCCCCCTCGTCCGCTCACATGCCGCCCTGATCACCATGATTGATCAGATCGAGACCGCCTCTATCCGTGGCGAAGATGGCACAGCAATCGGCTCGGCATTGCAACTCGCCGCTGCCCGACTCAAGAACGCCGAAGCCGAGATCGCACGAAATACTGCGCGCAGCGATCAAGCACCCGACTTCGTCATCAAAAGCAAAGTCGTCATTCTCCTGACCGATGGTGCCAACAATCGAGGCATTTCGCCCATCGACGCTGCGCATCTCGCTGCCGAATGGGGCATTCGTGTCTACACCATCGGCATCGGTGACACGTCCAGCGACAACGCCCTGCGATCACTCTTTACGCCGATGGAAGTCGATCGTGATCTCCTTCAGCGCATCGCCAGCATCACGGGAGGGCGCTACTTCTCCGCAGCTGATGCTGAAGCCATGCGCCAGGTCTACAACCAGATCGACGAACTCGAACGCAGCAAAGTCGAGATCGAGGAATTCACAGACTACATCGAACTCTACAGGCCACTCGCCATCGCCGCATTCGCCGCAATTCTGCTCGAATCGCTCCTGCGCACGCTTGTCTTGCGGAGGACAACCTGA
- a CDS encoding VWA domain-containing protein, giving the protein MHLGAPHWFHALWAAPAVALLWLYARSRTQQLLARFADPDLVTKITSPRRAAHFWVRTIASALATASLAFALVQPQWNEREIPVARKGREIVFVVDVSRSMLARDLAPNRLERAKIWIRDMASVVEGDSIALVAFAGSAVVKCPLTRDIGFFNLALEELSPDSVPVGGSMIGDAIRKTVSQVFERDPTRDRPDAIYRDIILITDGEDQDSLPVEAAESAAQSNIRIITIGLGSDTNGTPIPAQNSTEPFATYRGEVVRSRLDAGALARIAQATPGGVFLNVGTGNIALDDIYSQLIASADQITLETGNAMRYDEMFWAFLCIALAMLVIESFIDDRRRVQP; this is encoded by the coding sequence ATGCACCTGGGCGCTCCACATTGGTTTCACGCCCTCTGGGCCGCTCCGGCAGTGGCGCTGCTCTGGCTCTACGCTCGCTCGCGCACTCAGCAACTTCTGGCTCGCTTCGCCGACCCAGACCTCGTCACAAAGATCACTTCGCCGCGCCGGGCCGCCCACTTCTGGGTACGCACTATCGCGAGCGCCTTGGCTACCGCTTCACTCGCCTTTGCTCTGGTGCAGCCACAATGGAACGAGCGAGAGATCCCCGTCGCACGAAAAGGCCGCGAAATCGTCTTCGTTGTCGACGTCTCGCGCAGCATGCTGGCCCGCGACCTCGCGCCCAACCGTCTTGAGCGCGCCAAGATCTGGATTCGCGATATGGCCTCGGTCGTCGAAGGTGATTCAATCGCCCTCGTTGCCTTCGCAGGGTCCGCTGTCGTCAAGTGCCCCCTCACACGCGACATTGGCTTCTTCAATCTCGCCCTCGAAGAACTCTCGCCCGATTCGGTCCCTGTCGGCGGCTCGATGATCGGTGATGCCATCCGTAAGACAGTTTCTCAAGTCTTCGAGCGCGACCCAACACGCGATCGACCCGACGCAATCTACCGCGACATCATCCTCATCACCGATGGCGAAGATCAGGACAGCCTGCCTGTCGAAGCCGCCGAATCTGCAGCCCAGTCCAATATCCGCATCATCACAATCGGGCTCGGCAGCGACACAAACGGCACCCCAATCCCCGCCCAGAACTCCACCGAGCCATTCGCAACCTACCGCGGCGAAGTAGTTCGCTCTCGACTCGATGCCGGTGCACTTGCCCGCATTGCCCAGGCCACCCCAGGCGGAGTTTTTCTCAACGTTGGCACCGGCAACATCGCTCTCGACGACATCTACTCCCAACTCATCGCCTCGGCCGATCAGATCACACTCGAAACCGGCAATGCCATGCGCTACGACGAAATGTTCTGGGCCTTTCTTTGTATCGCGCTGGCCATGCTCGTCATCGAATCGTTCATTGATGACCGCAGGAGAGTGCAACCATGA